The genomic DNA CCCAATTCGGCGTCCAGTGCGGTAATTTCGGCATAGTACGCCGCCAATCGCTTTCGCGTTTCCGGGGTGTCGATTAAATACGGCGGAATCGTCACTTTGTCCGGATCGTACCTGTCCTGCGGTCCCTTTGTATATGGCAGGTGGGGATTGCGCGATGCGACGACCAGACAATAGGGCTGTCCCGGTTTTCGATTGATGTATTCTTGAATAACCTGGATTGACGCATCGGAATCCAGCAATTCATTGGTGCCGGTTGTTTTCAGTACCTCAAAGGGAAATGATTCGGAAGGTCCATAGTGTTGTTTTCCAATGATTCCAACGCGATAGCCCAGTGCTTTGAAGTGATGCGCCATGCTCTTAACGCCCGTACGCACAAATCCTCCCTGGGGATATGCGCCATTGCGTATTGGAAATATCCCGGTGTACAACTGCTGTCGCGTGGGCGCGCAAATTGATGTGGAGGTAAAACAGCCATCAAAACGCATGCCTTCACGCGATAACTGATCCAGATTTGGCGTTTGCACTTCTGGATTGCCATATACGCCGCAGTCTCGCCACGTCATATCGTCTGCCAAAAACAATACAATATTGGGGCGATCATCTGTTTGCGCCCGAAGTATCGATGGCATTGAAACGGTGGCTACGGCAGTTTGTTTGATAAATTCGCGTCGGTTCATGGTTATCTCCGGTTGTTGTCAGTAGTCAAAGTCATCTTGCTGTACTTTGCGAACGCGAATGGCAAATGCTTCTTGTGGATTTTTTACTGTGATCTGGTGAATGTCTTCATCGGTAAAGTTCGCTTTTCGCATCAGTGGAATAAATTGGTCAAAAATGGCATCATAAGGCTTAAAGGGGCGGTCGCCATATCCAAATGAATTGCCGTCGTGAGAAAGCAAAACCCGGGGCAAAACGCCAAATCTTCTCATATGGCGCAGTGCATCGAGATGGAGATTGAGAGTTTCGTCGCGAATGCTATCCAGTCCGATCCACGCACCTGCTTGCGCAACGGGGGTCAGGTCGGCGGGATCTTTGACGCGTTGTGCGTGTGCCCAGACCCATGCTTCTGGGTGTACGCCCATTTGTTCGAGCATCGCAACCTGTTCGACAGCCGCATCCGTGCTGCCACTTGTGTGCGAGACAATTGTCAGGCCCGTTTTGAGATGGGTTTTGCCCGCCGCCAAAATGAGTTTTTTATCTATGCCAGAGGGCATGCCGGGGTCAACGCCAATTTTGATAAATCCCGGGCGAATATCTGTCCCGTCAATCCCGTTTTCCCACTCATCAATCCAGCGTTGGGCAATTTGATCAATTGTTTCTTCAAAGGCGTGCGCTGGCACATAGCGATCGTGCGCTGCGCCAAAATACCCGGTATTGGTCAGTATTTGCATCCCAGTTTCTCGTGAGATGCGCTGGAGCAAATCCACGCGCCGTCCAAAATAAGCCCCGGTGCATTCACAAATGGTTTGCACGCCGAATACTTTTAACATTTTGAGATAGGGGATAACCCTGGCGAATAATTTTTCTTCGTCGTATTGCGCCACCTTGACTGGCTGTCCGCCAAAAATGGACATGATGTGTTCGTGGGGGAGGGTGAACCCCATCTGCTCGGGTGCTATCGGTCCGGTTACAGTCATCACCTGTGGTTTTGACGCAAAAGCCGACGGGGCAATTGCCAGCGCACCCGCAGTTGTGAGGCTTTGTTGTATAAATGTTCTTCGGGTAATCATTGCGCTCTAAAAATTGTGTACATTGTGTCCCTGCAGAGGGAACCAGATGCAATCTATGACAAATACCAATCCCGTGCTGAATGCTTGTGCTGCCAGCAGGCCGATAAAAAACGGTTTTCCTTTTTCGTATAGCTGCACACCGCCCATTTTCATCACGACAACTTTGATTGACCACACGATAAATACCGAGAATACGGTTTTACTCACGCCGTAGTTCCCCTGCATGGCCAGCCCAATTGGGTGCAGCGGCCAGGCGGGGATCCAGTAACGGATTAGAGTTAAAATTGCCATCGCACTGGCACCAACTCCCGCCCACATCACGCGGCCATCACCTCCGAGTCCCAGGGGATTGCGGATCGCGTTCATCGCAAAATCAAATGCCCGCGGGCCAACGTGCTTGAGGCCCATATTTCCCAGATTATAAGCCCCGTATTCATAACTCAAGTAGAGCGTGTTGACAATCGAAATCACAAAGCCCACGGCGAGCGATGCCCAGATTACCCCTGTAATCCGCCGGGGTGTTACGGTCTTATCTACGGCTT from Gemmatimonadota bacterium includes the following:
- a CDS encoding phosphotriesterase, with the translated sequence MITRRTFIQQSLTTAGALAIAPSAFASKPQVMTVTGPIAPEQMGFTLPHEHIMSIFGGQPVKVAQYDEEKLFARVIPYLKMLKVFGVQTICECTGAYFGRRVDLLQRISRETGMQILTNTGYFGAAHDRYVPAHAFEETIDQIAQRWIDEWENGIDGTDIRPGFIKIGVDPGMPSGIDKKLILAAGKTHLKTGLTIVSHTSGSTDAAVEQVAMLEQMGVHPEAWVWAHAQRVKDPADLTPVAQAGAWIGLDSIRDETLNLHLDALRHMRRFGVLPRVLLSHDGNSFGYGDRPFKPYDAIFDQFIPLMRKANFTDEDIHQITVKNPQEAFAIRVRKVQQDDFDY